A stretch of Arachis hypogaea cultivar Tifrunner chromosome 15, arahy.Tifrunner.gnm2.J5K5, whole genome shotgun sequence DNA encodes these proteins:
- the LOC112750188 gene encoding serine/threonine-protein kinase PBL35, whose amino-acid sequence MGLGAENGKVVDSWDVCKSKGKKKSKKLKQKEGEVVVDEEDEEFEGETGCWVRLRFMGSCISSRPKVDNSVSGTTTHDAESKSTSDTSRDQRSEPTAPVVSSTTTSNASSSSTSKLEEELKVASRLRKFSFNDLKLATRNFRPESLLGEGGFGCVFKGWVEENGTAPVKPGTGLTVAVKTLNHDGLQGHKEWLAEVNFLGDLVHPHLVKLIGYCIEDDQRLLVYEFMPRGSLENHLFRRSMPLPWSVRLKIALGAAKGLAFLHEEAERPVIYRDFKTSNILLDAEYNAKLSDFGLAKDGPEGDKTHVSTRVMGTYGYAAPEYVMTGHLTSRSDVYSFGVVLLEMLTGRRSMDKHRPNGEHNLVEWARPHLGEKRRFYRLLDPRLEGHFSIKGAQKAAQIAARCLSRDPKARPLMSEVVEDLKPLLSLRDMASSSYYFQSMQADRFSPSPNTRNGRTQGVFLARNAQRSLSIPHGIHASPYHHQFLQQSPKPNGKT is encoded by the exons ATGGGTTTGGGTGCTGAGAATGGTAAGGTGGTAGATTCTTGGGATGTGTGTAAAtcaaaggggaagaagaagagtaagaaaTTGAAGCAGAAGGAAGGGGAGGTAGTGGTGGATGAGGAAGATGAGGAGTTTGAGGGAGAGACTGGGTGTTGGGTTAGGCTAAGGTTCATGGGGAGCTGCATTTCTTCAAGACCCAAAGTTGATAACTCAGTCAGTGGCACCACCACTCATGATG CTGAAAGTAAATCAACTAGTGATACAAGTAGAGACCAACGAAGCGAACCGACGGCCCCAGTAGTCTCATCTACGACCACTAGCAATGCAAGCAGTTCATCAACTTCTAAACTCGAAGAGGAGCTTAAAGTTGCCTCCAGGCTACGGAAGTTCTCTTTCAATGATCTTAAGTTGGCAACGAGAAATTTTCGGCCCGAGAGTCTTCTTGGCGAAGGTGGGTTTGGTTGCGTATTCAAGGGATGGGTTGAAGAAAATGGAACTGCTCCAGTGAAACCTGGCACAGGGCTTACCGTTGCCGTAAAAACCCTCAACCATGATGGGCTCCAAGGCCATAAAGAATGGCTG GCTGAAGTAAACTTTCTTGGTGATCTAGTCCATCCACACCTTGTTAAGCTTATAGGGTACTGCATTGAAGATGATCAAAGGTTGCTAGTGTATGAGTTCATGCCTCGGGGAAGCCTAGAAAATCACTTATTTAGGA GATCCATGCCTCTTCCATGGTCCGTTAGGTTGAAAATTGCACTAGGAGCAGCTAAGGGTCTTGCTTTTCTTCACGAAGAAGCTGAACGACCAGTAATATATAGAGATTTTAAAACttcaaatatattattagatGCA GAATACAACGCCAAGCTCTCAGACTTTGGACTTGCCAAAGATGGTCCAGAAGGAGATAAAACCCATGTGTCTACCCGAGTGATGGGAACCTATGGTTATGCAGCACCGGAGTATGTCATGACAG GTCATCTTACATCAAGAAGTGACGTGTATAGTTTTGGAGTGGTACTACTTGAGATGTTGACCGGAAGAAGATCTATGGACAAACACCGTCCCAATGGCGAACATAACCTTGTGGAATGGGCTCGGCCGCATCTGGGAGAGAAGAGAAGGTTCTATAGGCTGTTGGACCCTCGCCTTGAAGGCCATTTCTCCAtaaaaggagctcaaaaagctgCCCAAATTGCCGCTCGCTGTCTTAGTAGAGATCCAAAAGCCAGACCCCTAATGAGTGAAGTTGTAGAAGATCTAAAGCCTCTGCTAAGTCTTAGGGACATGGCAAGCTCTTCATATTACTTCCAATCGATGCAAGCTGACCGCTTTAGCCCTAGTCCAAATACCCGAAATGGGCGGACACAAGGAGTGTTCCTCGCCCGGAATGCGCAGAGGAGTCTTTCAATACCCCATGGTATCCATGCCTCTCCATATCACCATCAGTTTCTGCAACAATCACCAAAACCTAATGGCAAAACATAA